A stretch of the Lactuca sativa cultivar Salinas chromosome 9, Lsat_Salinas_v11, whole genome shotgun sequence genome encodes the following:
- the LOC111920393 gene encoding uncharacterized protein LOC111920393, whose translation MEAAASVAVAARGVSLTMPSSQSQSSRKEWRVVSDHPVQNSGNDDLERSKLGQGDETLLYDGRESVNGGPDHELRLDDIVKQREQLQHLEVNLKARLIARSEVMGMQERFDSQIKDHISATVKLQEQLHEREKAIMELQRTLDDKDKELHAIRLDHEAAWAKEDLLREQNKELATFRRERDNSEAERAQHLQKIHDLQEHLQEKERQFLELQEQHRVAQETIIFKDEQIREAQAWIARVQEMDALQSNTNHSLQAELRERTEQYNQLWVGCQRQFAEMERIHLHTLQQLEIELSEARERNGTISDGTRTSHVKDVSHFVHNNGSQLEGRGGNSPAGDSRGVQNGDAEIVSSQNENVPAVQVAPQSMHGMPAFFSPGQLAPLHPYILHHQGLPQNVNSHLVQSHVGQFHSVPTWQNQQAISESLQIPIHEQYSSQNDQNSLRQYEASVNEQSQQSLQQISSQFHETLRLNDSDNGNLHQGKNASFLSSHGTEAQSPATEQQQLGSAGSIASEMIQPLKVSEATSAPTAASETKMGLFDEETLLACVVRTIPPAPGGRIQISSTLLNRLTKMLAPLRWSDYENRHGKLVAFLGSHPELFVIEGDYIQVREGAQEIIAAMVAHAKVRAAAVADSATSSNLSLLSSVAVTPMARTRLKKTPLPAVTSNYGNANGVGVRLVTKQNDQMRQNGRPTATTTTTPNYNGKQQQQQQGGRSRGSFQM comes from the exons ATGGAGGCGGCCGCTAGCGTCGCCGTAGCAGCCCGTGGTGTTTCCCTGACGATGCCATCTTCCCAGTCTCAGTCTTCTCGGAAAGAATGGCGTGTTGTTTCAGACCATCCAGTTCAAAACTCCGGCAACGAC GATTTGGAGCGTTCGAAGCTAGGGCAAGGCGACGAGACACTGTTATACGAT GGAAGAGAATCTGTGAATGGGGGTCCCGATCATGAATTGCGTCTTGATGATATTGTGAAACAAAGAGAACAACTTCAACATTTAGAGGTAAATCTCAAAGCTCGACTAATAGCCAGATCAGAAGTAATGGGAATGCAGGAACGCTTTGATTCTCAGATCAAAGATCACATTTCTGCAACTGTTAAACTTCAG GAGCAACTACATGAAAGGGAAAAGGCTATAATGGAATTACAAAGGACTTTGGATGATAAAGATAAAGAACTTCATGCAATTAGATTGGATCATGAAGCA GCATGGGCTAAAGAGGACCTCTTACGAGAGCAAAACAAAGAACTGGCAACCTTCCG GAGAGAGCGTGATAATTCTGAAGCTGAAAGGGCTCAACATCTTCAAAAAATCCATGACTTACAAGAACATCTCCAAGAAAAAGAGCGCCAGTTCTTGGAATTACAGGAACAG CATAGAGTTGCTCAAGAAACGATAATCTTTAAAGATGAGCAGATAAGAGAGGCACAAGCTTGGATTGCACGTGTTCAGGAGATGGATGCCTTGCAGTCAAATACAAATCACTCATTGCAAGCTGAACTTAGAGAACGCACAGAACAATACAACCAGCTTTGGGTTGGTTGCCAGAGACAG TTTGCTGAGATGGAGAGGATTCATCTGCACACACTACAACAACTTGAAATTGAGTTGTCTGAGGCAAGAGAAAGAAATGGCACTATCTCTGATGGGACCCGCACTAGTCATGTGAAGGATGTATCTCATTTTGTGCATAACAATGGAAGCCAGCTGGAGGGTAGAGGAGGAAACAGCCCTGCTGGCGATTCTAGGGGTGTCCAAAATGGGGATGCAGAAATTGTCTCTTCACAG AATGAAAATGTTCCTGCTGTTCAAGTTGCTCCTCAGTCGATGCATGGAATGCCAGCTTTCTTTTCACCTGGACAGCTGGCACCTCTGCATCCATATATTCTACACCATCAAGGGTTACCTCAAAATGTGAATTCACATCTTGTTCAGTCTCATGTTGGCCAGTTTCATTCTGTGCCCACTTGGCAGAATCAACAG GCCATCTCAGAAAGTTTACAAATCCCAATTCATGAACAGTATTCTTCCCAAAATGATCAAAATTCATTGAGACAGTATGAAGCGTCTGTAAATGAGCAATCACAGCAGAGCTTGCAGCAAATATCGTCTCAGTTTCATGAAACTTTAAGGTTGAATGACTCTGACAATGGCAATTTACACCAG GGAAAGAATGCAAGTTTTCTGTCTAGTCATGGAACTGAAGCTCAAAGTCCAGCTACAGAACAGCAACAGCTTGGTTCTGCTGGTAGCATTGCATCTGAAATGATTCAGCCATTAAAGGTCAGTGAAGCCACAAGTGCCCCCACTGCTGCTTCTGAAACAAAAATGGGTCTTTTTGATGAAGAAACTTTATTGGCTTGTGTTGTTCGTACAATTCCACCTGCTCCTGGAGGAAGAATACAGATTAGCTCAACG CTGTTGAACAGACTGACAAAAATGCTTGCACCTCTTCGTTGGTCTGATTATGAGAACAGGCATGGAAAGTTGGTTGCCTTTCTGGGAAGTCATCCCGAA TTGTTTGTGATTGAAGGGGATTATATTCAGGTGAGGGAGGGTGCACAGGAAATCATTGCAGCTATGGTGGCTCATGCAAAAGTGCGTGCTGCTGCTGTTGCTGACTCAGCAACCTCTTCCAATCTGTCTCTGCTGTCTTCGGTTGCTGTCACTCCCATGGCAAGAACTCGATTGAAGAAGACCCCACTGCCAGCTGTCACCTCCAATTATGGAAATGCTAATGGTGTTGGTGTAAGACTTGTCACCAAACAGAATGATCAAATGAGACAAAACGGGAGGCCCACAGCCACAACCACAACCACTCCAAATTACAATGGGaaacagcagcagcagcagcagggggGCAG GAGTCGAGGAAGCTTCCAAATGTAA
- the LOC111920392 gene encoding GRF1-interacting factor 2, whose amino-acid sequence MQQPPPPASKLSPNAITTEQIQKCLEDNKNLIMAIMENQNLGKFQECAQYQAVLQKNLMYLAAIADTHPPPPTPTPTPQIPNHSQGNPSLPPGFMPQQPNNFMQQPQPVAPPQLPIGGGGGGQKLPFQLNSLRTPEQQQQLLQFQQQQQQQQQQLQAQMGLRPGGGGGGQGGLFGMHQVMNHGGGGDLINGQGSKQDGSEGNRDS is encoded by the exons ATGCAGCAGCCGCCGCCTCCGGCGTCGAAGCTCTCCCCCAATGCCATCACCACCGAGCAGATTCAAAAG TGCCTTGAAGACAACAAGAACCTGATCATGGCTATAATGGAAAATCAAAACCTTGGAAAGTTCCAGGAGTGTGCTCA GTATCAAGCAGTACTCCAAAAGAACTTAATGTACTTAGCTGCCATTGCTGATACTCACCCACCTccaccaacaccaacaccaacaccacAAATACCAAATCATTCTCAGGGGAATCCAAGCTTGCCACCAGGTTTCATGCCTCAGCAGCCTAATAATTTCATGCAGCAACCTCAACCTGTAGCTCCTCCTCAGCTTCctattggtggtggtggtggtggtcagAAACTGCCATTTCAGTTGAATTCACTTCGGACCCCAGAGCAGCAACAACAATTGTTACAGTTTCAgcaacagcagcagcagcagcagcagcagcttCAGGCACAGATGGGTCTGAGgcctggtggtggtggtggtgggcagGGTGGTTTGTTTGGAATGCATCAAGTTATGAaccatggtggtggtggtgatttgATAAATGGACAAGGAAGCAAGCAAGATGGATCTGAAGGTAATAGGGATTCATGA
- the LOC111920391 gene encoding polyadenylate-binding protein-interacting protein 12, whose translation MAVVENAHSINVVASDVDQSTKSSYTTNNNNRNPVSTMSYRSNDYHHHHHQQQQQLQKVTPLQPPSNTNGNGYVGDDDGGDGFKKEMSDLEEMLSKLNPMAEEFVPHQRLQLLPSSPAQFGYAAVNNFLVHTNTAAFANGTPTTTRRKGNFSGKRRINSRTSMAQRDDVIKRTVYVSDIDQQVTEEQLAALFVNCGQVVDCRVCGDPNSVLHFAFIEFTDEEGARNALSLGGTMLGYYPVRVLPSKTAIAPVNPTFLPQSEDEREMCARTIYCTNIDKKVTQADVKLFFETLCGEVYRLRLLGDYNHSTRIAFVEFVMAESAIAALNCSGAVLGSLPIRVSPSKTPVRPRAPRSTMH comes from the exons ATGGCTGTTGTTGAAAATGCTCATAGCATCAACGTTGTAGCCTCAGATGTCGATCAGTCAACAAAATCATCCTATaccaccaacaacaacaaccgtaACCCTGTTTCCACCATGTCTTACCGATCAAACGattaccaccaccatcaccaccagcAACAGCAGCAGCTACAGAAGGTGACGCCACTACAGCCGCCGTCGAACACCAACGGCAATGGTTATGTCGGCGATGATGATGGTGGAGATGGGTTTAAGAAAGAAATGAGCGATTTGGAAGAAATGCTGTCGAAACTTAACCCTATGGCTGAAGAATTTGTCCCCCATCAAAGACTTCAACTCCTGCCATCATCTCCTGCCCAATTTGGTTATGCCGCTGTTAACAATTTCTTAGTCCACACTAACACCGCTGCTTTCGCTAATGGCACTCCCACCACCACTAGAAGG AAGGGTAATTTCAGTGGGAAGAGAAGAATCAACAGCCGTACTAGTATGGCACAAAGAGATGATGTGATCAAGAGAACAGTTTATGTTTCTGACATCGATCAACAG GTGACTGAAGAACAGCTTGCAGCTCTCTTTGTTAACTGTGGACAGGTTGTGGATTGTCGTGTATGTGGTGACCCAAATTCTGTTCTTCATTTTGCCTTCATAGAATTTACTGATGAAG AAGGTGCAAGGAATGCATTGTCTCTTGGTGGAACTATGCTTGGGTACTATCCTGTTAGGGTTTTGCCTTCAAAAACTGCTATTGCACCAGTAAATCCAACTTTTTTACCCCAG TCTGAAGATGAGAGGGAAATGTGTGCAAGAACCATTTACTGTACTAACATTGATAAGAAGGTTACTCAAGCAGATGTCAAACTCTTTTTTGAAACACTATGTGGCGAG GTTTATCGCTTGAGGTTGCTTGGGGACTATAATCATTCCACTCGTATTGCATTCGTTGAGTTTGTGATG GCTGAAAGTGCAATTGCAGCTCTGAACTGCAGTGGTGCGGTGTTGGGATCCTTGCCAATAAG GGTGAGCCCTTCAAAGACACCAGTTCGCCCACGTGCACCACGATCAACTATGCACTGA